A genomic stretch from Frigoribacterium sp. PvP032 includes:
- a CDS encoding ABC transporter ATP-binding protein gives MSSDTSRSDQSTRSASTSAPAPARARRGRTGRREADGPRATFRQLLPYLFEHKKVMVVIIVLSVLGAAASLGQPLLVSQVITLVQQGETLGRLVWALVALVVVAGLLSGFQHYLLQRTGEGVVLSSRRRLVASLLHLPVSEFDRRRTGDLVSRVGSDTTLLRAVLTQGLVEAIGGSLTFVGALVGMFLIDPVLLGLTVLVVAISVTVVVLLSGRIRVASRRAQEKVGDLTAAVERSIGSVRTIRASGATEREITGVQADAEGAYQRGLEVARISALVVPIASVALQASFLVVLGVGGFRVASGTIDIASLVSFILFLFLMIMPLGQAMGAVLSVNQALGALGRIQEILDLPRETEGDDAVAAGLGGDARVETDAAIRFDDVHFRYPDSPPAADGTTPAKEAREGRDDDLTVLRGVSFSAPVGKRTALVGPSGAGKSTILALIERFYDPTSGVVRLGGVDVRALDRVDLRAQIGYVEQDAAVLAGTIRDNLTLGSPEATDEDCRRVLEAVNLTAVLERGELGLDAQVGEDGVLLSGGERQRLAIARTLLSAPALLLLDESTSSLDGLNEQRLREAIDAVAEGRTLIVIAHRLSTVVDSDQIVVVDDGRVVGVGTHSELVESTPLYKDLAKHQLLV, from the coding sequence ATGAGCTCCGACACGAGCCGCTCCGACCAGAGCACTCGATCCGCGTCGACATCAGCACCCGCACCGGCACGCGCGCGACGCGGCCGAACGGGCCGACGAGAGGCGGACGGCCCCAGGGCCACGTTCCGCCAGCTGCTCCCCTACCTGTTCGAGCACAAGAAGGTGATGGTCGTCATCATCGTGCTCAGCGTGCTGGGCGCCGCCGCCTCGCTCGGCCAGCCCCTCCTCGTCAGCCAGGTCATCACGCTCGTGCAGCAGGGCGAGACGCTCGGCCGGCTGGTCTGGGCCCTCGTCGCGCTGGTCGTCGTGGCCGGGCTGCTGAGCGGGTTCCAGCACTACCTGCTGCAGCGCACCGGTGAGGGAGTGGTGCTCTCCAGCCGCCGTCGGCTCGTGGCGAGCCTGCTGCACCTGCCGGTCAGCGAGTTCGACCGTCGCCGCACCGGCGACCTCGTGTCCCGCGTCGGCAGCGACACGACGCTGCTGCGGGCCGTCCTGACCCAGGGACTCGTCGAGGCGATCGGCGGCTCCCTGACCTTCGTCGGCGCCCTGGTCGGCATGTTCCTGATCGACCCCGTGCTGCTCGGCCTCACCGTGCTCGTGGTCGCGATCTCGGTCACCGTCGTCGTGCTGCTCTCGGGCCGCATCCGCGTCGCCAGCCGGCGTGCCCAGGAGAAGGTCGGCGACCTGACCGCCGCCGTCGAGCGGTCGATCGGCTCGGTGCGGACGATCCGCGCGAGCGGCGCCACGGAGCGCGAGATCACCGGCGTCCAGGCCGACGCCGAGGGCGCCTACCAGCGCGGCCTCGAGGTGGCGCGCATCTCGGCGCTCGTCGTGCCCATCGCCTCCGTCGCGCTGCAGGCGTCGTTCCTCGTGGTGCTGGGCGTCGGCGGCTTCCGCGTGGCCAGCGGCACCATCGACATCGCCTCGCTCGTGTCGTTCATCCTGTTCCTGTTCCTGATGATCATGCCGCTCGGCCAGGCCATGGGTGCCGTCCTCAGCGTGAACCAGGCGCTCGGCGCCCTCGGCCGCATCCAGGAGATCCTCGACCTGCCCCGCGAGACCGAGGGGGACGACGCCGTCGCCGCCGGCCTCGGCGGCGACGCCCGGGTCGAGACGGACGCCGCGATCCGCTTCGACGACGTCCACTTCCGCTACCCGGACTCACCTCCCGCCGCCGACGGCACGACCCCGGCGAAGGAGGCGCGCGAGGGTCGGGACGACGACCTCACGGTGCTGCGCGGCGTCTCGTTCTCGGCTCCGGTGGGCAAGCGCACCGCCCTGGTCGGCCCCTCCGGAGCAGGCAAGAGCACGATCCTCGCCCTGATCGAGCGCTTCTACGACCCGACCTCCGGCGTGGTCAGGCTCGGCGGCGTCGACGTGCGCGCGCTCGACCGCGTCGACCTGCGGGCGCAGATCGGCTACGTCGAGCAGGACGCCGCGGTGCTCGCGGGCACCATCCGCGACAACCTCACCCTGGGGTCGCCCGAGGCCACCGACGAGGACTGCCGCCGGGTGCTCGAGGCGGTCAACCTGACGGCGGTGCTCGAGCGCGGCGAACTGGGCCTCGACGCCCAGGTCGGCGAGGACGGCGTGCTGCTCTCGGGCGGCGAGCGCCAGCGACTCGCGATCGCGCGGACGCTGCTCTCGGCGCCCGCGCTGCTGCTGCTCGACGAGTCGACGTCGAGCCTCGACGGGCTCAACGAGCAGCGCCTCCGCGAGGCCATCGACGCCGTCGCCGAGGGACGCACCCTGATCGTGATCGCACACCGGCTCTCGACCGTCGTCGACAGCGACCAGATCGTCGTCGTCGACGACGGACGGGTCGTCGGCGTCGGCACCCACTCCGAGCTGGTCGAGAGCACGCCGCTCTACAAGGACCTCGCGAAGCACCAGCTGCTCGTCTGA
- a CDS encoding MFS transporter, which translates to MSRSTVASSTPTAQPVNKRSRVVLASLVGTSIEFYDFYVYATAAVLVFPTIFFANDDPAVARLASFAVFGVAFIARPVGSIVFGHFGDRIGRKGTLVASLLTMGVATVLIGCIPAGTTPGWAVAGPACLVVLRFCQGLGLGGEWSGAALLATENAPAGRRAIWGTFPQLGAPIGFIIANLVFIVLNANLTDEQFLSWGWRVPFLASALLVIIGLYVRFKLIETPAFQAVVDSGNVAKLPLARVFTTSWRPLVLGTFIMLATYTLFYLMTTFTLTYGTAEASGAAPGLGIDRTQFLLMLIFGCVFFGIFTLVSGPLAERFGRRALLIVVTSAILVFGFLFAPFFAAGALGAQALLIVGFTLMGLTFGPMGAVLPELFPTSVRYTGSAISYNVASILGAAVAPFIAVALWQAAGGSTWLVGLYLSSMAVLTLVALLLSRETKDVEYDAAG; encoded by the coding sequence ATGTCCCGCAGCACCGTCGCCTCGTCGACGCCCACCGCACAGCCCGTCAACAAGCGCTCGCGCGTCGTCCTCGCGAGCCTCGTCGGCACGTCCATCGAGTTCTACGACTTCTACGTCTACGCGACGGCGGCCGTGCTGGTGTTCCCGACCATCTTCTTCGCGAACGACGACCCGGCCGTCGCGAGGCTCGCCTCCTTCGCGGTCTTCGGGGTCGCGTTCATCGCGCGCCCCGTCGGCTCGATCGTGTTCGGTCACTTCGGCGACCGCATCGGCCGCAAGGGCACCCTGGTCGCCTCCCTGCTGACCATGGGGGTCGCGACGGTGCTGATCGGCTGCATCCCCGCCGGCACGACGCCGGGCTGGGCCGTCGCCGGGCCCGCGTGCCTGGTCGTGCTGCGCTTCTGCCAGGGCCTCGGCCTCGGCGGCGAGTGGAGCGGCGCCGCGCTGCTCGCGACGGAGAACGCCCCGGCCGGCCGTCGCGCGATCTGGGGCACGTTCCCGCAGCTCGGCGCCCCGATCGGCTTCATCATCGCCAACCTCGTCTTCATCGTCCTGAACGCGAACCTCACCGACGAGCAGTTCCTCAGCTGGGGCTGGCGCGTGCCGTTCCTCGCGAGCGCCCTGCTGGTGATCATCGGGCTCTACGTCCGCTTCAAGCTCATCGAGACTCCGGCGTTCCAGGCCGTGGTCGACTCGGGCAACGTCGCCAAGCTGCCGCTCGCCCGCGTCTTCACGACGAGCTGGCGCCCGCTCGTCCTCGGCACGTTCATCATGCTGGCGACGTACACGCTCTTCTACCTGATGACGACCTTCACCCTGACGTACGGCACCGCGGAGGCGTCGGGCGCGGCCCCGGGGCTCGGCATCGACCGCACGCAGTTCCTGCTGATGCTCATCTTCGGCTGCGTGTTCTTCGGGATCTTCACGCTCGTGTCGGGCCCGCTGGCCGAGCGCTTCGGCCGACGCGCCCTGCTCATCGTCGTGACGAGCGCGATCCTCGTCTTCGGGTTCCTGTTCGCGCCGTTCTTCGCGGCCGGGGCGCTCGGGGCCCAGGCCCTGCTGATCGTCGGGTTCACGCTGATGGGGCTCACCTTCGGCCCCATGGGCGCGGTGCTGCCCGAGCTGTTCCCGACCAGCGTGCGCTACACGGGCTCGGCCATCAGCTACAACGTCGCCAGCATCCTCGGCGCGGCCGTCGCCCCGTTCATCGCGGTCGCGCTCTGGCAGGCGGCCGGCGGCAGCACGTGGCTCGTGGGCCTGTACCTCTCGTCGATGGCGGTGCTCACGCTCGTCGCGCTGCTGCTCAGCCGGGAGACGAAGGACGTGGAGTACGACGCGGCGGGCTGA